The following proteins are co-located in the Mus caroli chromosome 7, CAROLI_EIJ_v1.1, whole genome shotgun sequence genome:
- the Pwwp2b gene encoding PWWP domain-containing protein 2B isoform X1, protein MEPRAGCRLPVRVEQVVNGALVVTVSCGERSFAGILLDCTKKSGLFGLSPSTLLPLADNSSAFSCHGQAPEEGAGEMMQLETGSLHPHHKDPEKDQPPKTAVSELPPPLIPPVPAGNLPPFPPYFEGAPFPHPLWLRNTYQQWVPQPPPRTIKRTRRRLSRNRDPGRLILSTIRLRPRQVLCEKCKSTVSPQEASPSPLNTPKPRRRLGSGPDSEHRKPEEPEDSAVIATAAPRRSKREKREEDRVAGEHVPRSPVIKISYSTPQGKGEVVKIPSRVHGSVEPFCPQQSLQNGSQDSEVSRDVEPRGGGDRPPSGSSASIPKLKLTRPVPPISDLPPPKIRLKPHRLGDGEHEPLYRAELVEELNGCPRGPLASSPALFADGSTHGLEGLSSGSSGEDDDLKRFPQGKHGRDGLAFLVDCPGRRTDCSSESVCSTDSLDELKSSGSEATSPDTGDLSSGDSASVPSSSADTRQTVPPLTVRLHTQSVSRCVTEDGRTVAVGDIVWGKIHGFPWWPARVLDISLGQKEDGEPSWQEAKVSWFGSPTTSFLSISKLSPFSEFFKLRFNRKKKGMYRKAITEAANATQHVAPEIRELLTQFEM, encoded by the exons ATGGAGCCGCGGGCCGGTTGCCGGTTGCCGGTGCGGGTGGAACAGGTCGTCAACGGCGCGCTGGTGGTCACCGTGAGCTGTGGCGAGCGCAGCTTCGCCGGAATCCTGCTGGATTGCACGAAAAA GTCTGGCCTCTTTGGCCTGTCTCCATCTACTCTACTGCCTCTGGCTGACAACTCCTCTGCCTTCAGCTGTCATGGCCAGGCTCctgaggagggggctggagaaatgatgcagctggagacaggatctctgcaTCCTCACCACAAAGACCCTGAGAAGGATCAGCCTCCCAAGACAGCTGTGTCTGAGCTGCCCCCACCTCTCATACCACCTGTGCCTGCCGGGAACCTGCCTCCCTTTCCACCATACTTTGAGGGTGCCCCCTTCCCTCACCCACTATGGCTGAGGAACACCTACCAGCAGTGGGTGCCGCAGCCCCCACCCAGGACCATCAAGCGGACCCGTCGGCGACTGTCCCGAAACCGGGATCCTGGCAGACTCATTCTTAGCACAATCCGCCTGCGGCCACGTCAGGTACTGTGTGAGAAGTGCAAGAGTACTGTGAGTCCTCAGGAGGCCAGTCCCAGCCCCCTGAACACCCCCAAACCCCGCCGGAGGCTAGGCAGTGGCCCTGACAGTGAACACCGAAAGCCAGAGGAACCAGAAGACAGTGCCGTCATAGCTACAGCTGCCCCgaggaggagcaagagggagaagcgGGAAGAGGACAGGGTTGCTGGAGAGCATGTTCCCAGAAGCCCAGTCATCAAGATCTCCTACAGCACACCACAGGGTAAGGGTGAGGTGGTCAAGATTCCATCCAGAGTGCATGGCTCCGTGGAGCCCTTCTGCCCCCAACAGTCTCTACAGAATGGCAGCCAGGACTCAGAGGTATCAAGGGATGTGGAGCCCAGGGGTGGTGGAGACCGACCACCCAGCGGATCTTCAGCCTCCATCCCCAAGCTAAAGCTGACTCGCCCAGTGCCTCCTATCTCTGACCTGCCACCTCCCAAAATCCGTCTGAAGCCCCACCGGCTGGGGGATGGAGAGCATGAACCCCTGTACCGGGCTGAGCTGGTGGAGGAGCTGAACGGATGCCCACGAGGCCCGCTGGCCAGCTCGCCTGCGCTCTTTGCCGATGGCTCTACCCATGGGCTAGAGGGCTTGTCTTCTGGAAGTTCTGGTGAGGACGATGACCTCAAGAGGTTTCCACAAGGTAAACATGGCCGCGATGGCTTGGCTTTTCTTGTGGACTGCCCTGGGAGGAGAACAGACTGTTCCAGCGAATCTGTGTGCAGCACCGACAGCCTGGATGAATTAAAATCATCTGGTTCAGAAGCGACATCTCCAGACACAGGGGACCTGTCATCTGGCGACAGTGCCTCTGTTCCTTCATcttctgctgacactcgccagacCGTCCCTCCCCTCACAGTCAGGCTGCACACGCAGAGCGTCTCACGGTGTGTGACTGAAGACGGAAGGACGGTGGCTGTAGGGGACATTGTGTGGGGTAAGATTCATGGTTTTCCTTGGTGGCCAGCGCGTGTCCTTGACATCAGCCTTGGCCAGAAGGAGGATGGAGAGCCCTCTTGGCAAGAAGCGAAAGTCTCATGGTTTGGGTCTCCAACTACATCATTCTTGTCTATTTCGAAACTGTCCCCTTTCTCTGAATTTTTCAAACTGAGATTTAACCGTAAGAAGAAGGGGATGTATCGGAAAGCTATAACTGAGGCTGCAAATGCCACACAACACGTGGCCCCAGAAATAAGGGAGCTCTTGACCCAGTTTGAAATGTAA
- the Pwwp2b gene encoding PWWP domain-containing protein 2B isoform X2, which produces MEPRAGCRLPVRVEQVVNGALVVTVSCGERSFAGILLDCTKKSGLFGLSPSTLLPLADNSSAFSCHGQAPEEGAGEMMQLETGSLHPHHKDPEKDQPPKTAVSELPPPLIPPVPAGNLPPFPPYFEGAPFPHPLWLRNTYQQWVPQPPPRTIKRTRRRLSRNRDPGRLILSTIRLRPRQVLCEKCKSTVSPQEASPSPLNTPKPRRRLGSGPDSEHRKPEEPEDSAVIATAAPRRSKREKREEDRVAGEHVPRSPVIKISYSTPQGKGEVVKIPSRVHGSVEPFCPQQSLQNGSQDSEVSRDVEPRGGGDRPPSGSSASIPKLKLTRPVPPISDLPPPKIRLKPHRLGDGEHEPLYRAELVEELNGCPRGPLASSPALFADGSTHGLEGLSSGSSGEDDDLKRFPQGKHGRDGLAFLVDCPGRRTDCSSESVCSTDSLDELKSSGSEATSPDTGDLSSGDSASVPSSSADTRQTVPPLTVRLHTQSVSRCVTEDGRTVAVGDIVWGHRQ; this is translated from the exons ATGGAGCCGCGGGCCGGTTGCCGGTTGCCGGTGCGGGTGGAACAGGTCGTCAACGGCGCGCTGGTGGTCACCGTGAGCTGTGGCGAGCGCAGCTTCGCCGGAATCCTGCTGGATTGCACGAAAAA GTCTGGCCTCTTTGGCCTGTCTCCATCTACTCTACTGCCTCTGGCTGACAACTCCTCTGCCTTCAGCTGTCATGGCCAGGCTCctgaggagggggctggagaaatgatgcagctggagacaggatctctgcaTCCTCACCACAAAGACCCTGAGAAGGATCAGCCTCCCAAGACAGCTGTGTCTGAGCTGCCCCCACCTCTCATACCACCTGTGCCTGCCGGGAACCTGCCTCCCTTTCCACCATACTTTGAGGGTGCCCCCTTCCCTCACCCACTATGGCTGAGGAACACCTACCAGCAGTGGGTGCCGCAGCCCCCACCCAGGACCATCAAGCGGACCCGTCGGCGACTGTCCCGAAACCGGGATCCTGGCAGACTCATTCTTAGCACAATCCGCCTGCGGCCACGTCAGGTACTGTGTGAGAAGTGCAAGAGTACTGTGAGTCCTCAGGAGGCCAGTCCCAGCCCCCTGAACACCCCCAAACCCCGCCGGAGGCTAGGCAGTGGCCCTGACAGTGAACACCGAAAGCCAGAGGAACCAGAAGACAGTGCCGTCATAGCTACAGCTGCCCCgaggaggagcaagagggagaagcgGGAAGAGGACAGGGTTGCTGGAGAGCATGTTCCCAGAAGCCCAGTCATCAAGATCTCCTACAGCACACCACAGGGTAAGGGTGAGGTGGTCAAGATTCCATCCAGAGTGCATGGCTCCGTGGAGCCCTTCTGCCCCCAACAGTCTCTACAGAATGGCAGCCAGGACTCAGAGGTATCAAGGGATGTGGAGCCCAGGGGTGGTGGAGACCGACCACCCAGCGGATCTTCAGCCTCCATCCCCAAGCTAAAGCTGACTCGCCCAGTGCCTCCTATCTCTGACCTGCCACCTCCCAAAATCCGTCTGAAGCCCCACCGGCTGGGGGATGGAGAGCATGAACCCCTGTACCGGGCTGAGCTGGTGGAGGAGCTGAACGGATGCCCACGAGGCCCGCTGGCCAGCTCGCCTGCGCTCTTTGCCGATGGCTCTACCCATGGGCTAGAGGGCTTGTCTTCTGGAAGTTCTGGTGAGGACGATGACCTCAAGAGGTTTCCACAAGGTAAACATGGCCGCGATGGCTTGGCTTTTCTTGTGGACTGCCCTGGGAGGAGAACAGACTGTTCCAGCGAATCTGTGTGCAGCACCGACAGCCTGGATGAATTAAAATCATCTGGTTCAGAAGCGACATCTCCAGACACAGGGGACCTGTCATCTGGCGACAGTGCCTCTGTTCCTTCATcttctgctgacactcgccagacCGTCCCTCCCCTCACAGTCAGGCTGCACACGCAGAGCGTCTCACGGTGTGTGACTGAAGACGGAAGGACGGTGGCTGTAGGGGACATTGTGTGGG